The DNA segment AGCGGAAACGATGCGGTAACCCTTCGAAAAATGAATTGTCCCAGAGGCTGATAGCACGGTGTCCCGTTCGGATTCCGAGGCGGCCAGCGAGCGTCCTACGCTCGAGGTGGATTTTCCCTGTGTTGTGACGGGTGATCGTCCGCGTCATCGTCGTTCCCGTCACGGACGACTGCCTCGTACACCTCCAACAGCGAATCGGTGGTCGCCTCGAGGCTTACCTCCCGGACCGCGTCTCGGCCGTTCGATCGAACCCCACGCTCGAGTGTCTCCGTGAGACCGTCGATCAGTTCCTCGTCGCTCGTCGCCACCGTCGATGGCTCGACTCCCTCGAGGCGTTCACGAACGTCGCCCACGTCGGCTGCGACGACCGGCAGGTTACAGGCCATCGCTTCTTTGACCGAGTTGGGTGAGCCCTCGCTGTGTGAGGTCAACAGCAGGGAATCAGCTGCGTTCATGTACGTGACCATCGCTTCGTGGTCGACGCCCGAGACGGTTCGTAGTTGGACCGGTTTCTCGAGGCGTTCCCTGACGACGTTCACAATACGACGGGCACGCGGGTAGTTCTTCACCGACCGATCAGGCGCGTAGGGAAACAGGACGTTCGCCACGTTTTTTGACCAGCCTACCGCCTCGAGTGCTGCCTCCCGTGGTTGGGGTTCGAACATTCCGATGTCGACACCATCGGGAATCACTCGACACGGCCTGTCGATGGCATCGGCCATCGCCTGTGACATGACGATCACCTCGTCACAGCGTGGTGCACACAGACGACTGATTGGCTTGACAGGGCCGTGCACGTCGGATCCCCACAGCGAGAGCACCACCGGGAGCTGTCGTTGGGCGAGTGCCATCGGTGCGGTGAGTCCGTAGTGGGCGTGAATCAGATCGTATTCGGCTAGGGGCTCCGCTCTGACGGTTCGGAAGAATCGAAGATAGGGCACCGGGCCTCGAGACTGGGGCGTCGTTGGGTCGCCGCCGACAGCTCGAACCGTCACTGACACACCCCGTTCCTCGAGCGCCTCGAGTTGTTGTTGTAAAAACGGGGCCTCGGGAGCGTTGGTGAGGGTGAGAACGTCCATTCGTCTCTCCGTCCACCTGGGTTGGCGATGGGCTTTGTTACGGATGCCTTTCTGAGAACCCTCTGGTGGATTCCCCAACCTGCACGGATGCGTGAAACCGATTTCG comes from the Natronosalvus amylolyticus genome and includes:
- a CDS encoding glycosyltransferase, which encodes MDVLTLTNAPEAPFLQQQLEALEERGVSVTVRAVGGDPTTPQSRGPVPYLRFFRTVRAEPLAEYDLIHAHYGLTAPMALAQRQLPVVLSLWGSDVHGPVKPISRLCAPRCDEVIVMSQAMADAIDRPCRVIPDGVDIGMFEPQPREAALEAVGWSKNVANVLFPYAPDRSVKNYPRARRIVNVVRERLEKPVQLRTVSGVDHEAMVTYMNAADSLLLTSHSEGSPNSVKEAMACNLPVVAADVGDVRERLEGVEPSTVATSDEELIDGLTETLERGVRSNGRDAVREVSLEATTDSLLEVYEAVVRDGNDDDADDHPSQHRENPPRA